A single region of the Paenibacillus sp. genome encodes:
- a CDS encoding Ig-like domain-containing protein, producing the protein MLKYVQVSESGVVHTIFDSPNKLIEVPAETDSRVLGTHYVDGAFIGYKIALTTDKPEIVADGVDTATITATVTTWDDQPATDFADPIIFEFNGETQEVAPVGGVAEITLQSEEAESLQVVTTNGGYVIQNGSVEVLADVQQR; encoded by the coding sequence ATGCTGAAATACGTACAAGTCAGTGAAAGCGGCGTCGTGCACACCATTTTCGATTCACCGAATAAACTCATCGAGGTTCCAGCGGAGACGGATTCGCGCGTCCTCGGCACGCATTACGTCGACGGCGCATTCATCGGTTACAAGATCGCTTTAACGACGGACAAGCCGGAAATCGTCGCCGACGGCGTCGATACGGCGACGATCACGGCGACCGTCACGACGTGGGACGACCAACCGGCAACGGACTTCGCCGACCCGATCATTTTTGAATTCAACGGCGAAACGCAAGAGGTTGCTCCGGTTGGCGGCGTCGCCGAAATCACGTTGCAGTCGGAGGAAGCGGAAAGTTTGCAAGTCGTCACCACAAACGGCGGTTACGTCATTCAAAACGGTTCGGTGGAGGTGCTCGC